Proteins encoded together in one Chitinophaga sp. LS1 window:
- a CDS encoding sensor histidine kinase produces the protein MKNTFHGILIVVIILLTIFVPYPPKHSLTITARELYYSVMLDNVMAAGGYFLNFYVFIPFLYYGKRAFYFLVLIAYAICVIYIPTILNYFFSGFHFLDPLHFPIPQLVLLAAALMLSYIARKRYEWKQLSEEKTAFELSALKQQMQPHFFFNTLNGIYGLSIQQSEKTPAYILKLANMMRYVLYESNADKVSLAKELDHISNYCQMQQLRLGLNNQVSLRITGEAGTNQIAPFILIPFIENSFKHGISSSRETQMLIEINTTTDSLHFSATNTIVKTASNDGVGIKNVKRRLDLIYPDQYTLTISQQTQQFIVQLSVKL, from the coding sequence ATGAAAAATACTTTTCATGGCATACTGATAGTCGTCATCATACTCCTGACCATATTTGTACCATATCCGCCTAAGCATTCCCTGACCATCACTGCGCGGGAATTGTACTATTCCGTGATGTTGGACAATGTGATGGCCGCCGGTGGATATTTCCTGAATTTTTATGTCTTTATTCCCTTTTTGTATTACGGGAAAAGGGCGTTTTATTTCCTGGTATTAATCGCCTATGCAATATGCGTGATTTATATTCCCACAATACTCAACTACTTTTTTTCAGGGTTTCACTTTTTAGATCCGCTGCACTTTCCCATACCTCAATTAGTATTGCTGGCAGCAGCGCTCATGTTATCGTACATCGCACGCAAACGCTATGAATGGAAACAGTTGTCAGAAGAAAAGACGGCGTTTGAATTGTCCGCATTGAAACAACAAATGCAACCACATTTTTTCTTCAATACGCTGAATGGCATTTATGGGTTATCTATACAGCAATCAGAAAAAACACCTGCGTATATTCTGAAACTGGCAAACATGATGCGGTATGTACTATACGAAAGCAATGCAGACAAAGTATCGCTTGCCAAAGAACTGGACCACATCAGCAACTACTGCCAGATGCAACAGCTCAGGCTTGGATTGAACAACCAGGTATCACTGCGCATCACCGGGGAGGCGGGTACAAACCAGATTGCACCATTTATCCTAATACCTTTTATCGAGAATAGTTTCAAACATGGTATCTCTTCCAGCAGGGAGACGCAAATGCTGATTGAAATAAACACAACCACAGATTCACTTCATTTTTCAGCAACAAATACAATTGTAAAAACAGCTTCGAATGACGGTGTTGGTATCAAAAATGTAAAACGCAGACTGGATTTAATTTATCCCGATCAATACACGCTGACCATCAGTCAGCAAACGCAGCAATTCATCGTTCAACTCAGTGTAAAGTTATGA
- a CDS encoding LytR/AlgR family response regulator transcription factor, producing MRPLDAITIDDEPIAHEILAHYSKRLNGIRLKRQFTNPEQACKYLASNHVDLILLDIEMADVNGFAFYRSLPQRPMVIFTTAHPEYALEGFNVSAVDYLLKPFSEERFEQAILKAGMQKDVQEMAPSLTIRADYETRNVQLKDILYIEGLNNYVKIYTTSATHPLLSMISLKEMMSRLPGHQFMRIHRSYIVPRPRVSAITSRYVTVAGKKLPVGDTYRSSVMTILQ from the coding sequence ATGAGACCTTTAGATGCTATTACTATCGACGACGAGCCGATCGCCCACGAAATCCTGGCACACTACAGCAAAAGGCTAAACGGGATCAGGCTGAAACGGCAATTTACCAATCCGGAGCAGGCATGTAAATACCTGGCCAGCAACCATGTAGACCTGATCCTGCTGGATATAGAAATGGCAGATGTAAATGGGTTTGCGTTTTACAGATCGTTGCCACAGCGACCTATGGTGATCTTCACAACCGCACATCCGGAGTATGCATTAGAAGGATTTAACGTGTCGGCGGTAGACTACCTGCTGAAACCCTTTTCGGAAGAGCGTTTTGAACAGGCGATCCTGAAAGCCGGTATGCAGAAAGATGTGCAGGAAATGGCGCCCTCACTCACTATCAGGGCCGACTATGAAACGAGGAATGTGCAGCTGAAAGACATCCTGTATATCGAAGGGTTAAACAACTACGTTAAAATCTATACCACATCGGCCACACATCCTTTATTGTCTATGATTTCGCTGAAAGAGATGATGAGCCGCTTGCCGGGCCATCAGTTCATGCGCATACACAGATCTTACATCGTGCCTCGCCCCAGGGTGAGCGCTATTACCAGCCGTTACGTCACGGTGGCAGGGAAAAAGCTGCCGGTAGGAGATACTTATCGCAGTAGTGTGATGACGATTCTCCAATAA
- a CDS encoding response regulator has translation MCKDQITILLVDDDIEDQTLLSEAIHKIAPAICIKLFNNGSEVLHYLSSREDDTPCLIVLDYNMPGINGLQVLERIGEIHRLTSIPKIVWSTSNSHHFRTQCLNAGAFRYIVKPQNLQDLNQIAADIIDTCERAA, from the coding sequence ATGTGCAAAGACCAGATTACCATTTTACTGGTAGATGATGATATTGAAGACCAGACATTACTTTCTGAAGCCATTCATAAAATAGCGCCAGCTATTTGTATTAAATTATTCAATAACGGGTCAGAGGTTTTACATTATTTATCTTCCAGGGAGGATGATACTCCTTGTTTAATAGTATTGGATTACAACATGCCAGGCATCAATGGCCTGCAGGTGTTGGAGCGGATAGGAGAGATCCACAGGCTCACCAGCATACCAAAAATAGTTTGGAGCACGTCCAATTCTCATCACTTTAGAACACAATGTTTGAACGCCGGAGCATTCAGGTATATAGTAAAGCCGCAAAATCTGCAGGACCTGAACCAGATTGCAGCGGATATTATTGATACTTGTGAGCGGGCGGCTTAG
- a CDS encoding DUF2911 domain-containing protein has product MKTIITTLISLSLSTGIYAQTLKVPAASSGTSITQKVGIHDVTLKYNRPNMNGRKIFGGLVPYGSVWRLGANGIPAITFEDAVSIEGHKIEAGTYGLFAIPEKDKWTIIISKKSNQWGSYSYSKEDDLLRFDVKPSTLPYAVETYTMAFENVKPAAAVLSISWDHTQVQLHMTVDQKVEIMASIDSAMATEKKPYMQAAQYYYDNNIDAKKALEWINEMDKAQPNVFYIKYWKAKMQLKAGDKAGAIASSKESIELAKKDNIQEYINLNNEFLKQAGK; this is encoded by the coding sequence ATGAAAACAATAATTACCACCCTTATATCCCTTTCGCTATCAACCGGGATATATGCGCAAACCTTGAAAGTACCAGCTGCCAGCAGCGGCACCAGCATCACACAAAAAGTAGGTATTCACGATGTAACTTTAAAGTACAACCGTCCAAACATGAACGGTCGTAAGATCTTTGGAGGTTTGGTACCTTACGGTTCCGTATGGAGACTGGGTGCGAACGGTATTCCTGCTATTACCTTTGAAGATGCAGTTAGCATAGAAGGTCACAAGATCGAAGCAGGTACTTATGGCCTGTTCGCTATTCCTGAAAAAGATAAATGGACGATCATCATCAGCAAAAAATCTAATCAGTGGGGTTCTTATTCCTACAGCAAAGAAGACGATCTGTTGCGTTTTGATGTAAAGCCATCTACCCTGCCTTATGCAGTAGAAACTTACACCATGGCTTTCGAAAATGTAAAGCCGGCTGCTGCTGTATTGAGCATTTCATGGGATCATACACAGGTGCAACTGCACATGACTGTCGATCAGAAAGTTGAGATCATGGCAAGCATTGATTCAGCTATGGCGACTGAAAAGAAGCCTTACATGCAGGCAGCACAATATTATTACGACAATAATATAGATGCTAAAAAAGCGCTGGAATGGATCAATGAAATGGACAAGGCACAGCCGAACGTATTTTATATTAAATACTGGAAAGCGAAGATGCAGCTAAAAGCTGGTGATAAAGCCGGTGCAATTGCTTCTTCCAAAGAGAGTATTGAGCTGGCAAAGAAAGATAATATACAGGAGTATATTAATCTCAACAACGAGTTCCTGAAGCAAGCAGGTAAATAA
- a CDS encoding response regulator transcription factor, translated as MQGAMVNINQNILNDTLLTQSFSQQDSPLAQCQLVAKMYAGIENAVAVLSDLKANRSYIYSGGVGAAMGLDIGTEIDSIWEEGLFSRIRPDDLEAKHAMELQFFHMLKDLPNHERYDYYVNSILHMQNAQDEYVPVHHRMFYIRSADNGSVWMALCLYNFPPQQVESDNYFGRIVNSRTGKIMLPDRQQVNDILSEREKEVLRMIKTGSSSKEIAARFSISVYTVNRHRQNILQKLHVNNSMAALRIADAIHLLEN; from the coding sequence ATGCAAGGTGCAATGGTTAATATTAACCAAAATATACTGAATGATACGCTGTTGACGCAATCCTTTTCGCAACAGGACTCTCCGCTGGCACAGTGCCAGTTGGTCGCGAAGATGTATGCGGGTATCGAAAATGCGGTAGCTGTATTGAGTGACCTGAAGGCTAACAGGAGTTATATCTATTCCGGTGGTGTAGGCGCAGCAATGGGATTGGACATCGGAACGGAGATCGACTCTATCTGGGAAGAAGGCTTATTTAGCAGGATACGGCCGGATGATCTGGAAGCGAAACATGCGATGGAACTTCAATTCTTTCATATGCTGAAAGATCTGCCGAATCATGAACGATACGATTACTATGTAAACAGTATTCTTCATATGCAGAATGCACAGGATGAATATGTACCTGTGCACCACCGTATGTTCTATATCAGGAGTGCAGATAATGGCAGTGTATGGATGGCGCTATGCCTGTACAATTTTCCTCCACAGCAGGTAGAGAGTGATAATTATTTCGGGCGGATCGTGAATTCAAGAACGGGTAAGATCATGCTGCCAGACAGGCAACAGGTCAATGATATTCTCTCAGAAAGAGAAAAAGAGGTACTGCGTATGATCAAAACCGGAAGTAGCAGCAAGGAGATTGCTGCGCGGTTTTCTATTAGTGTGTATACAGTGAACAGGCACCGGCAGAATATTCTGCAAAAGCTCCATGTGAACAACTCCATGGCGGCTTTAAGGATTGCGGATGCTATTCATCTGTTAGAGAATTAG
- a CDS encoding DUF1349 domain-containing protein, translating to MKKILWTVAALIAMHTVSAQTLEKMQWYNEPARWDIKDKALTMFVTPQTDYWRISHYGFTVDDAPFYYADYGGEFEVKVKLTGNYKARFDQMGLMIRTDQENYIKTGVEFVDGKFNVSTVVTHKTSDWSVTTLEKVPPFIWIKAVRRLDAVEIFYSFDDVNYVMTRNCPLQDNRPVMVGMMAASPDGQGFEAKFENFTVKHLPDQRRLEWLNKK from the coding sequence ATGAAAAAGATTCTCTGGACCGTAGCTGCTCTCATCGCCATGCACACCGTATCTGCACAGACACTTGAGAAAATGCAGTGGTATAACGAACCCGCCAGATGGGATATTAAGGATAAGGCATTGACGATGTTCGTGACCCCGCAAACCGATTACTGGCGTATTTCCCACTATGGCTTTACCGTAGACGACGCCCCTTTTTATTATGCTGATTACGGCGGAGAATTCGAGGTAAAGGTAAAACTCACCGGCAATTATAAAGCACGTTTCGATCAGATGGGCCTGATGATCAGAACAGACCAGGAGAACTATATCAAGACAGGAGTGGAGTTTGTAGATGGTAAGTTCAATGTAAGCACTGTAGTGACCCACAAAACCAGCGACTGGTCTGTAACCACACTGGAAAAGGTGCCGCCGTTCATCTGGATCAAAGCCGTAAGAAGACTGGATGCAGTAGAGATCTTTTACTCTTTTGACGATGTGAATTACGTCATGACCCGCAACTGCCCTTTGCAGGACAATCGCCCTGTAATGGTAGGCATGATGGCTGCTTCTCCTGATGGACAGGGCTTCGAAGCAAAGTTCGAAAACTTTACTGTGAAGCATTTACCTGACCAGCGTCGTTTAGAGTGGTTGAATAAAAAATAA
- a CDS encoding TonB-dependent receptor, whose product MKLTIPGILLPLFCVLQTHAQTPLNEVTVTASAMPVELRKISSSVSIIKSSDPEMKQIQTIDEALRYIPGVAVDRNRGLTTTGSHTTVTLRGTGSAGRTLILKDGIPLNDTYTGGVSLWNSIASNSIARIEVVRGPGSSIYGSSSMGGTINLVTENPRKQTTFGADVRYGSMNTLIANVKAGKLFNNGFGIIAFVEYKKTGGYQYMADSLWKSYYQKPVMELLNANVKVVYQLNERSKLEGIVDLHTENPASGTSILYKEKNNVANFLLRYTGKNNLFDYSASAYYNHEKMNTDALNYNTEKGSFSTNYYTTNVPVDVTGFIGKISRKIGVNDLTIGGDIRLNKLSSEKYYYGKGNQNYSGNQNFYSLFINDDLSIGNSLNFNVGLRWDNWHNDNGKFYDNQSGTPTAIHYSNASSSVLSPKAGVVYRITDQFRLRAVYAMGFKAPSMYYMYNSSLLGSTFRLGNPDLKPERMVYSVEAGADYTIGQVLEVAATAYTSRYKDFLDAVLIDASKVPSYFDPGSWAVRQYINIGAVRLSGIEASVRYKVAPCLTTILSYFYNDSKILKYESNTAYEGNEMDGNPHHRLDGGIAFSKAKLFDASVWVRYADKSYGDLENTKARELAATTVFDIRVAKQIAKFNVYANVLNLFDKLYYGYYGSATSYYYAPRRSFNVGLSYNL is encoded by the coding sequence ATGAAGTTGACTATACCCGGCATATTATTGCCGTTATTTTGCGTGCTCCAAACTCACGCGCAGACACCATTAAATGAAGTAACCGTCACGGCATCCGCCATGCCGGTAGAATTGCGAAAGATTTCATCCAGCGTCTCCATCATCAAGAGCAGTGATCCTGAGATGAAACAGATACAAACCATTGATGAGGCATTAAGATACATCCCAGGCGTTGCAGTAGATCGTAACAGGGGATTGACCACTACAGGTTCTCACACCACCGTAACCCTGAGAGGTACTGGCTCCGCAGGGCGTACACTGATCCTGAAAGATGGCATTCCATTAAATGATACTTACACCGGTGGGGTTTCCTTATGGAACAGCATTGCGTCAAACAGTATTGCAAGAATTGAGGTCGTACGTGGTCCCGGGTCTTCTATTTACGGTTCCAGTTCTATGGGTGGTACGATTAATTTAGTGACTGAAAATCCCCGCAAACAAACCACGTTCGGCGCAGATGTACGCTATGGATCTATGAATACTTTAATCGCCAATGTGAAAGCCGGTAAGCTCTTTAACAACGGCTTTGGTATTATCGCATTTGTAGAGTATAAGAAAACAGGTGGTTACCAATACATGGCAGATAGCCTTTGGAAAAGCTATTATCAAAAGCCAGTCATGGAGTTATTAAATGCAAATGTAAAGGTCGTGTATCAGCTGAATGAACGATCCAAACTGGAAGGTATCGTAGACCTGCACACTGAAAACCCCGCTTCCGGTACATCCATATTATATAAAGAGAAAAACAATGTAGCCAATTTCCTCCTGCGGTATACAGGAAAAAATAACTTGTTCGACTATAGCGCTTCCGCTTATTATAATCATGAGAAAATGAATACGGATGCGCTGAATTACAATACAGAAAAAGGTTCCTTTAGCACAAACTATTATACAACTAATGTGCCTGTTGATGTAACGGGTTTTATTGGAAAGATCAGCCGTAAAATAGGCGTAAATGACCTGACTATTGGCGGAGATATAAGATTAAATAAATTGTCTTCAGAAAAATACTATTACGGCAAAGGCAATCAAAACTATTCTGGCAATCAGAATTTCTATTCCTTATTTATAAATGATGATCTGTCTATAGGCAATTCCCTGAATTTCAATGTAGGCTTGCGCTGGGATAACTGGCACAATGACAATGGTAAATTCTACGATAACCAAAGTGGTACACCTACGGCTATTCACTACAGCAATGCTTCGTCGTCAGTACTGTCTCCAAAAGCAGGTGTAGTATATCGTATCACTGACCAGTTCCGGCTTAGGGCTGTATATGCCATGGGATTCAAAGCGCCCAGTATGTATTACATGTACAATTCGTCACTGCTGGGTAGTACTTTCCGCTTAGGAAACCCGGATCTGAAACCTGAGCGGATGGTGTATTCTGTAGAAGCAGGTGCTGATTATACCATCGGTCAGGTGCTGGAAGTAGCTGCTACTGCTTACACTTCCCGCTATAAAGATTTCCTGGATGCGGTTCTCATAGATGCTTCAAAGGTGCCCTCATACTTTGATCCGGGTTCATGGGCTGTACGTCAATACATTAATATCGGCGCAGTCCGACTCTCAGGTATAGAGGCATCTGTACGTTACAAAGTGGCACCTTGTCTCACCACGATACTGAGTTATTTCTACAATGACTCAAAGATCCTCAAATACGAATCCAATACTGCCTACGAAGGCAATGAAATGGACGGCAACCCGCATCATCGATTGGATGGCGGTATAGCATTTTCAAAAGCCAAACTCTTTGATGCAAGTGTTTGGGTAAGGTATGCCGATAAAAGTTACGGTGATCTGGAAAATACCAAAGCAAGAGAGCTGGCAGCTACCACTGTATTTGATATAAGGGTCGCAAAACAGATTGCAAAATTCAATGTATATGCCAATGTTTTGAACCTCTTTGATAAGTTGTATTACGGCTACTATGGCTCTGCTACCAGTTATTATTATGCACCCCGCCGCTCATTTAATGTAGGCTTATCTTATAATTTATGA